The Drosophila mauritiana strain mau12 chromosome 2R, ASM438214v1, whole genome shotgun sequence genome has a segment encoding these proteins:
- the LOC117136425 gene encoding protein stand still → MSVNLDGFEEKMELKKHVPYILNGELYRIEKQVGDNVTVKCCYCPPDRIYRGSVRSTGNFHMHIKRRHSFLLGKLHEMKVAALEERRDRIIKNRRFAKSRKKAAVAVAATCTAAQSDTGVFGDMQADVPSGNESHELKIKTVFQRHKQEQEGATRKLEDSTSDKGVKANLPNIPKNLGVVIQNVSNISVETLPSGSTPASGSLLGRPVKPEQGSGSSFLADQPAAIDLSQVPPVQGESKSSGSLASSMEDVSMEYSRSQALSQSLSMAHFLEHPQRDVLQRLERSMAQIGQELHCRNRIEHNRMLLEAAKFKFLNPNFQFEPNL, encoded by the exons ATGTCCGTAAACTTAGACGGTTTTGAAGAAAAGATGGAGCTGAAAAAACATGTGCCGTACATCCTGAACGGGGAGCTTTATCGCATCGAGAAGCAGGTGGGCGACAATGTTACGGTCAAGTGCTGCTACTGTCCGCCGGATCGGATTTATCGCGGCAGTGTCCGCTCCACCGGGAACTTTCACATGCACATTAAG AGACGTCATAGTTTCTTGTTGGGCAAACTCCATGAAATGAAGGTGGCTGCTCTAGAGGAACGCCGTGATCGGATCATAAAAAACCGACGCTTTGCCAAGTCGCGCAAGAAGGCTGCAGTTGCGGTTGCAGCCACATGTACAGCTGCGCAGAGCGATACCGGGGTGTTCGGTGACATGCAAGCTGATGTTCCGTCAGGAAACGAAAGCCACGAGCTGAAGATCAAAACGGTTTTCCAGCGCCACAAGCAAGAACAGGAGGGAGCTACCCGCAAG CTCGAAGATTCCACTTCAGATAAAGGAGTCAAAGCTAATCTACCAAATATCCCTAAGAACTTGGGAGTTGTCATTCAGAAC GTCTCAAATATCTCGGTGGAAACACTGCCTAGCGGTTCAACTCCTGCCAGTGGCTCCCTTCTGGGTCGTCCCGTCAAGCCTGAGCAGGGTAGTGGTTCGTCATTCCTGGCTGATCAGCCGGCTGCCATAGATTTGAGCCAGGTTCCGCCAGTGCAGGGCGAGAGTAAATCCAGTGGATCGCTGGCTTCATCGATGGAGGACGTGTCCATGGAGTACTCACGCTCCCAGGCCCTCTCACAATCGCTATCCATGGCCCACTTCTTGGAGCATCCTCAGCGGGATGTACTGCAGCGCCTGGAGCGCTCAATGGCCCAAATAGGTCAGGAGTTGCACTGCCGCAACCGCATCGAGCACAACCGCATGCTCTTGGAGGCAGCCAAGTTCAAGTTTCTGAATCCGAATTTTCAGTTTGAGCCGAATCTGTAA
- the LOC117136845 gene encoding H(+)/Cl(-) exchange transporter 7 → MGDLKALISIDGESSAEDDPIVIQKEAGPTSKAVQDFGLYQSEMPSTSAVTRGMTLSRNNHLLDDDQPLIMDNNSVPPDIPINGSAGSSNRNIDNSEPIFHLRSRTAAASTPNYESLDYEVCENTLFQDEQRKRLTERFSLRKDIIRWIIFIQIGIITALIACTIDIIIEELSRRKYTYLYNSVKENVPLSDASDRDLLIPYLYWLLFSIVPVAFGAAMVTYIEPITAGSGIPQVKSYLNGVKIPRIVRIKTLAVKAIGVITSVVGGLAGGKEGPMIHAGAVVAAGISQGKSTTFVKDFRIFKAFRDDHEKRDFVLGGGAAGVSAAFGAPIGGMLFSLEEAASFWNQNLIWRTLVASIISVFTLNIVLSAYHGLNDFTFTGLFNLGKFDTPLKFDYFELPIFMILGVTGGLLGAAWNSLNTKINKFRKRFIPWKIGKVLEAVVVAMMGVTLACLMIYFINDCRPLGNDPTNNPVQLFCEDNEYNAVAALWFQTPEATVRSLFHDPPGSHKILTLALFTVVYYVLSCATFGLNVSLGVFIPTALVGAAWGRLLAMLTYYVFPQAEFLHPGKYALIGAAANLGGVLRMTISLSVILMETTGVETSFFFPLIIALISAKWVGDYFNEGIYDTQIQVNHVPMLTWEPLPQYKGLKARDILSKPVVCIKLHDSAHYIYQMLKKCDHNGFPVVDDVRGDRRSEGRVCGIILRSQLIVILLKSLYVENKRFWLPETSIQTFRDVYPRYPSIKSVRKLDEKINYTVDLSMFMNPSPIRVNPHDSVPRIFQIFRALGLRHLLVINNENRIAGIITRRDFIYK, encoded by the exons atGGGCGATTTGAAGGCACTGATTTCCATCGATGGCGAATCAAGCGCTGAGGATGATCCAATCGTAATACAAAAGGAGGCAGGTCCAACTTCCAAAGCTGTGCAGGATTTCGGTCTCTACCAAAGCGAAATGCCCTCCACTAGTGCTGTAACTAGAGGAATGACACTTTCGAGGAATAACCACTTATTGGATGATGATCAGCCGCTGATAATGGACAACAATTCAGTGCCTCCCGATATT CCAATTAATGGAAGTGCAGGCAGCTCGAATAGGAACATCGACAACAGCGAACCCATTTTCCACCTGAGATCCCGCACAGCAGCTGCATCCACGCCCAATTACGAg AGCTTGGACTACGAAGTATGCGAGAACACGCTCTTCCAGGATGAGCAGCGTAAAAGGCTGACAGAGCGATTCTCCCTGCGCAAGGATATCATAAGATGGATAATTTTTATACAGATTGGCATTATCACCGCACTGATAGCTTGCACCATAGATATTATCATCGAAGAGCTCTCGAGACGAAAGTACACCTACCTTTACAATT CTGTTAAAGAAAATGTGCCCCTAAGCGATGCTTCCGATAGAGATCTGCTCATTCCCTACCTTTACTGGCTCCTCTTCAGCATTGTGCCCGTGGCCTTTGGAGCAGCCATGGTCACCTACATTGAGCCCATAACCGCCGGCAGTGGCATTCCACAGGTGAAGAGCTACCTGAACGGCGTCAAGATACCGCGTATTGTAAGGATTAAAACGCTGGCTGTGAAGGCCATCGGAGTTATAACCTCGGTGGTGGGTGGTTTGGCTGGAGGAAAAGAGGGTCCAATGATACATGCTGGAGCCGTGGTCGCCGCCGGAATATCGCAAGGCAAAAGCACCACGTTTGTAAAGGATTTCCGCATATTCAAGGCATTCCGGGATGATCACGAGAAAAGAGATTTCGTTCTTGGAGGCGGAGCCGCGGGAGTTTCAGCTGCTTTTGGAGCTCCAATTGGAGGCATGCTTTTTTCACTGGAGGAAGCGGCTAGTTTCTGGAACCAGAATCTTATTTGGCGCACCTTGGTGGCCTCCATTATCAGCGTATTCACCTTGAACATCGTTTTATCAGCTTACCATGGCTTAAACGATTTCACATTCACGGGTCTCTTCAACTTGGGCAAGTTTGATACGCCCTTGAAATTCGACTACTTTGAGCTGCCCATCTTTATGATTCTGGGAGTAACTGGTGGATTACTCGGAGCAGCCTGGAACTCTCTTAATacgaaaatcaataaatttcgGAAGCGCTTCATTCCGTGGAAAATCGGAAAGGTTCTCGAAGCTGTTGTAGTGGCAATGATGGGCGTAACTTTGGCTTGTCTGATGATCTACTTTATCAACGATTGTCGTCCACTGGGCAACGATCCGACCAACAATCCTGTACAGCTTTTCTGCGAGGACAACGAATACAATGCCGTGGCTGCCCTGTGGTTTCAAACGCCAGAGGCTACAGTCAGATCCTTGTTCCACGACCCTCCAG GATCCCATAAGATTCTGACGCTAGCCCTTTTCACAGTTGTTTACTATGTGTTGTCCTGCGCTACGTTTGGTCTTAATGTATCCTTGGGTGTCTTCATCCCAACTGCTCTGGTCGGCGCAGCATGGGGTCGTCTTTTGGCCATGCTTACCTACTATGTATTCCCACAGGCG GAGTTCCTGCATCCGGGTAAATATGCCCTAATTGGAGCTGCAGCTAACTTGGGTGGAGTGCTTCGGATGACCATTAGCTTGTCAGTTATTTTGATGGAAACTACTGGCGTGGAGACGTCCTTCTTCTTTCCCCTTATCATTGCACTTATCAGCGCCAAGTGGGTCGGTGACTACTTCAACGAGGGCATCTACGATACGCAGATCCAAGTAAATCATGTGCCCATGCTGACATGGGAGCCATTGCCGCAATACAAGGGTCTGAAAGCTCGCGATATTCTGAGCAAACCAGTGGTCTGCATCAAGCTCCACGATTCCGCTCATTACATATACCAGATGCTCAAGAAGTGCGACCACAACGGATTTCCGGTGGTCGATGATGTTCGCGGG GATCGTCGATCGGAGGGTCGCGTTTGTGGCATCATCTTGCGTTCGCAACTGATTGTTATTTTGCTCAAATCCCTTTATGTGGAGAACAAACGATTCTGGCTGCCAGAAACTTCAATTCAGACATTCAGGGACGTCTATCCGCGTTATCCATCAATCAAG AGTGTTCGCAAGCTAGATGAGAAAATCAATTACACTGTGGACTTGTCCATGTTTATGAATCCATCACCTATTCGAGTCAATCCG CACGATTCGGTGCCTAGAATTTTTCAGATTTTCCGCGCTTTGGGATTGCGTCATTTGCTGGTCATCAACAATGAGAATCGCATTGCTGGCATTATAACGAGAAGGGATTTCATTTACAAGTAA